The window GATCTTTCACGATCGGATTACCGCCATTGAAGTTCGAGGCGACCGGAATGTACGGGAAGGGAACCTGGCTCTGGAAGGTGTAGTCTCCCTGTTGCTGCATCACCGAGATGTTGGCGCACTGAGCATCGCGGACGAGATCTGGGTTCACGCCTACGCCGTATTGCTGCAGCATCCCATCCAACCCGATATCCAGAGGCTGGCCCATGCGCATCTGGAGGTTCGCGTTCACCCGGTTCAGAAGAAACGCGACCTTTCCGCCCCTCATGAGGTACTGATCGATCTGGTACTGCGCGCTGTCCTGCAGCCGACGCTGCGGCGCGATGACAAGCAGCGCTGCAATGTCCGAAGGGACCGCCTCTCCCTTGCTGAGATCGACCGGGATGAGATCGTACTGCTGCGTTTCGGCCTGGTAGGCCTGACGCATGGCGCTCACCTCCGTCTCACCATGCCCGGTGGTGTAACCGACTTTCTTTTTCGCCTTCGATGTGAGGCGCTTCAGTGCGCTGCTGATGTCGTACTCCAGCGTACTGAGATTTTGCACCACAGGGAGGACTTCCTTCCTGTCCTCATACAGAAGCAACAGTCCCAGGTAGCCGCGTTTCACCTCAAGCTTGTCCTCGTTCACCACCTGCACCTGTACCGGCGAGATCCCCTGCTGCTGGGCATCCTGCTCTCCCTTTTCCCCCTGGGGGCTGATGAATTCGAACTGCAGGTTTCCCCTGGAATATGCCTTGTAATCGTTCAAAATATCGAGGACGGACCGCCGATTGTTGTTGTACGGGGCAGGAAGGTCCTCAGTAAAGAACGCCTTGACCGTGACGCGGTCGTCCAGGGATCCGACAATCTTCTTGCTTGCATCAGAGAGTGTGTAGACACCTTGCGACGTCAGGTCCAGTCTTCCGAAAAGCCGGATCGAGATGAAATTGAGGACTACCAAGATCCCGAGCACCAAAAGTACGCGGACAAGCAGTTGAGACTTCTTGTTTTTCATAATCAATCAGTTGAGATAATTTCTGTTTGCCAGTCTCCAGAAGACGATGGATATCGGTTTACCACCGCCGCCGGCCGAGCGAGAGAACCGTCAGATACAGCATGAACCCGAGCAGCGATATGAAATAGATGAGATCCCTCGAATCGATCACACCACGGGCCATATTCGAAAAATGATAATCGATACCCAGAAACTCGATGCTGCCGGCAAGTGACGCTGGAACATAGATGAGAATCTTGTCAAGCATGAAGAGAGCGAACACAAACACGAAGCCGATAATAAATGCAATCACCTGATTCTCCGTGAGGCTCGATGCAAACAGGCCAATCGCGACATAGACTCCGGCCGTCAGCAGAAGTCCGAAGTACCCACCGATCACGGGTCCGTTGTCGATGTTGCCGATCGACGTTATGGTCAGGTAGTAGACGAGTGTCAGGAGAAGCGCCACGCCGATAAGGGCCCACGCGGCAAGAAACTTTCCGAGGACTATCTCCGAATCATGCAGCGGCTTGGTGGTCAGCAGCTCAATCGTCCCGCTCTTCTTCTCTTCTGAGATCAATTTCATCGTGATTGCAGGTACGACGAACAGAAATATCAGGGGCACAAGCTCAAACATCAGTCGGAGCGTGGCGACGTTGGCCAGAAAGAGATTGCTTGTGTGAAACCAGCCGATGATTGCAAGAAACACAACAAGAACCACGTACGCGATCGCTGAATTAAAGTATGACTGCAGCTCGCGTCGAAAAATCGTTCGCGTGTTGCGCCACGAAGTCTGGAGTTCGGTTTTGGTCATTGCGGTTACCAAGGTAGCACTTACGGTTTTGAGTTTGGAGTTTGGAGCTTCAGTTTCCAGGTTTCAAGTCCATGGTTGCAGGTTTTTTTCGATTCACTACTCACGGTTCACGAATCACGGCTCACTTTTCCCGTCTCACGTCTCCCGCCTTACGTCTTCTGTTTGTGTCAGCTTATGGAACACTTCTTCCAGGCTCGTCCCTTTTCGCGACATCTCCAGCAACACCCACTGCTGGGCGACCGCCTGTCTGAACAACTCTTCGCGCACGTCGTTCCCCTTGGCGACCCCAACGGAGAACCGATGCAGGTTGTCTGCGCCACCGCTGTATTCAACAGACTCTACACCTTCGATCGATTTCAGTTTCGGAAGCAACTCAGCCATCGGATCGGCCACCGCCGCCTTGATTTCGATCATCACGGATTCGGAACCGTGGAATTTTTCCCTAAGCTCCGACGGCGTCCCGTCCGCGACGATCGACCCCTCATTCACGATGATGACACGATCGCACGTTGCCTGCACCTCAGAGAGAATATGTGTCGAGAGAATGACTGTCTTTGCCCGCCCCAGTTGCTTGATGAGATTACGGATCTCGACGATCTGGTTGGGATCGAGTCCGCTGGTCGGTTCATCCAGAATTAACACCTCCGGTTCATGGATCATCGCCTGTGCAAGACCCACACGCTGCCGGTATCCTTTCGAGAGTTCACCGATGTCTTTGTGACGGACGTCTTTCAATCCGCACACCTCGACCATATGTGCGAGCTGCTGCCGCGTCCTTCCCTTGTCAAGACCGTGCAGTTGCGCAGCATACTCGAGATACGCCACCACGTTCATGTCCAGGTACAACGGGTTCAATTCAGGCAGATAGCCGATCTTCCGCCTCACCTCGAGCGAATGGTCCGCTATCGAATAGCCATCGACGTCCACCGTGCCGGACGTTGGCGGCATGTAGCAGGTGATGATCTTCATCGTCGTCGTTTTCCCCGCCCCGTTCGGACCGAGGAATCCGAGGATTTCGCCTGTCTTCACATCGAACGAGATATCGTCGATGGCCGGCTCTTGACCATAGTACTTCGTAAGATTGCGAACTGTAATTGCCATGGGCGTTGTGCGTGTGTGTAGTGAAACGGATTAAAGAAGACTGCAGACCTCACAATGTGCTGTTCCGTAACAGCGGCGATGCAAGTGTATCAAGAAAGAGGAAAGAAATCAAGGACTGCAGGAACCGGCAGCATTAAAAATTCTCCATCATCCCGGACCTATTTCGCCGAAGGTGCGCTGGGTCTTGCCGCCTCCGCGGCTATCGTCAGCATCAGTTGTGTAGCGTTGCGCACGAGATTTGCGTCGAGTTTGTCGGAGGTATCCGAGGACTTATGATAGAACGGATCAAAACCTCCCCAAATTTCCATCGCGGTCCCTTCTGATAGGTCGATAGCCGAATACCCCTGGCGTATGAACGACTCGTGATCACTTCCGCCCATAGCTGCCGTATGTGCATCGAGGATGAATCCGAGAGCGTAGCGACCATTGAAGAGAAGTGTCGAATCCATCAGGGGTGTCCATTCTTTCCCCGTGCTCACCGCAATTCGGTTTGGATCACCCAGGACCGGGTAACCAATCATGTCGGCGTTGACAACAGTCACGATATTGCGTCCATTCCTTCTTGCATCCTGCGCATAGATGCCGCTTCCTACCAGTCCCCTCTCCTCGGCAGCCGCAGCAAGAAACCGAATCGTACGTTCGAACTTGTATCGGCTGCAAATTCGCGCAACTTCCAGCACTGCCGCCGTCCCACTCGCATTGTCATTCGCACCCGGGACATCACTGTGTGCCGAGTCATAGTGCCCTACGAGAATCACCTCACCCGCATACGGATTTGATCCCTTGAGTGTCGCGCAGAGATTCCGGGAACGAAGCGGAGCAAAAGTACTTAGCTTTGACGAAAGTGATTTCCAAGTGTTCCCCCGATCGTGACTGATGAGCAACTCTCCATTCACACCGGAACCGAGGGCTACATTTCCGTTCCCGCTGCTGAGTTTCCGTATCGGCTGGAGCTCTTTTCGTGCTTCCGCCCAGTGTCGGCCACCGTCGCTGGTCTCAATAGGATGGCTGGAAATGCCTGCATCGGTAATCCACCCTTTTTGCGCGGTCGCGAAGAGCATGCCCGAAGGACGCAATTCATTCCTTTCAATCCGAGACCATTTCCATGTTCTCCCGCCATCATTCGTCCTGAGCAAGATTGCATTGTCACTGAGAAGCATTCCTCGTTCTCGGTCGAGGAACTGAATGTGAAACAGATTGCACGAGATACCCAAAAGAACTTGCGACCACGTTTTCCCCCCATCTGATGAGTGCAGCAACACTCCGCCTGAGCCGATAACCCACAAGTTCTTGGAGTTCAACGCTTCAATACCATGCAGATTTGCTACGCTTGGAGTACGAACACGTTGCCACCGGTTTCCGCCGTTCTCCGTCCTCAGAATGATCCCATTGTTTCCAACCACGATTGCTTCCTGAGGAGAGAGGCACCGAATATCGGAAAACCACGTGACAGTGTCTGGCCGTTGGACGATCCACGATTGGCCTCCATCGGTCGTACGAAGGATCCGATTCATCGCGCTGATCGCGAAGCCGATGCGGTCATCGAAGAATGCAAGGCGTAGGAACGGTTCCCTGCCAGTATAGCGACACTTCCATGATCCTCCTCCATCGGTCGAGCTGAACAGCTCACCCTGGTAGTCGGAGCAGAACAACGTGCGGTCGTTCACTACTTGCACATGCCAAAATGTTCGCGAGACTTCGCCGAACCTGAGCGACTCGACGTCAAGACCATACCCTTTGAATTTCCTGATGATCAATTCTGCAGCAGAGTCCTCCTGCGGCGAATATTCTACTCTCGTACCAAATTTCTCGAGTTGGCGGATGTTGCCGAG of the Ignavibacteriales bacterium genome contains:
- a CDS encoding M28 family peptidase: MPTDNSERPNTGSLPEPETKSISMDLVKKIFAVAILAEVIVVWVFVFRIISRAKIGMESPRFVLVAIGVGLSLIGWGFAKSLYPRIPGISWTKALRYVFGFLAAAYALYPTYENFRGEDEITLATLGLFQGRTIEDVHKIAPKLKVLQHTQNTYRVEVSQRDARQLMRKRFRLQPIQDAAQRRRVERITSTPAGQPNIMIKNMIRSVSSDSLLGNIRQLEKFGTRVEYSPQEDSAAELIIRKFKGYGLDVESLRFGEVSRTFWHVQVVNDRTLFCSDYQGELFSSTDGGGSWKCRYTGREPFLRLAFFDDRIGFAISAMNRILRTTDGGQSWIVQRPDTVTWFSDIRCLSPQEAIVVGNNGIILRTENGGNRWQRVRTPSVANLHGIEALNSKNLWVIGSGGVLLHSSDGGKTWSQVLLGISCNLFHIQFLDRERGMLLSDNAILLRTNDGGRTWKWSRIERNELRPSGMLFATAQKGWITDAGISSHPIETSDGGRHWAEARKELQPIRKLSSGNGNVALGSGVNGELLISHDRGNTWKSLSSKLSTFAPLRSRNLCATLKGSNPYAGEVILVGHYDSAHSDVPGANDNASGTAAVLEVARICSRYKFERTIRFLAAAAEERGLVGSGIYAQDARRNGRNIVTVVNADMIGYPVLGDPNRIAVSTGKEWTPLMDSTLLFNGRYALGFILDAHTAAMGGSDHESFIRQGYSAIDLSEGTAMEIWGGFDPFYHKSSDTSDKLDANLVRNATQLMLTIAAEAARPSAPSAK
- a CDS encoding ABC transporter permease subunit, with the protein product MTKTELQTSWRNTRTIFRRELQSYFNSAIAYVVLVVFLAIIGWFHTSNLFLANVATLRLMFELVPLIFLFVVPAITMKLISEEKKSGTIELLTTKPLHDSEIVLGKFLAAWALIGVALLLTLVYYLTITSIGNIDNGPVIGGYFGLLLTAGVYVAIGLFASSLTENQVIAFIIGFVFVFALFMLDKILIYVPASLAGSIEFLGIDYHFSNMARGVIDSRDLIYFISLLGFMLYLTVLSLGRRRW
- a CDS encoding ATP-binding cassette domain-containing protein; translation: MAITVRNLTKYYGQEPAIDDISFDVKTGEILGFLGPNGAGKTTTMKIITCYMPPTSGTVDVDGYSIADHSLEVRRKIGYLPELNPLYLDMNVVAYLEYAAQLHGLDKGRTRQQLAHMVEVCGLKDVRHKDIGELSKGYRQRVGLAQAMIHEPEVLILDEPTSGLDPNQIVEIRNLIKQLGRAKTVILSTHILSEVQATCDRVIIVNEGSIVADGTPSELREKFHGSESVMIEIKAAVADPMAELLPKLKSIEGVESVEYSGGADNLHRFSVGVAKGNDVREELFRQAVAQQWVLLEMSRKGTSLEEVFHKLTQTEDVRRET
- a CDS encoding Gldg family protein; the protein is MKNKKSQLLVRVLLVLGILVVLNFISIRLFGRLDLTSQGVYTLSDASKKIVGSLDDRVTVKAFFTEDLPAPYNNNRRSVLDILNDYKAYSRGNLQFEFISPQGEKGEQDAQQQGISPVQVQVVNEDKLEVKRGYLGLLLLYEDRKEVLPVVQNLSTLEYDISSALKRLTSKAKKKVGYTTGHGETEVSAMRQAYQAETQQYDLIPVDLSKGEAVPSDIAALLVIAPQRRLQDSAQYQIDQYLMRGGKVAFLLNRVNANLQMRMGQPLDIGLDGMLQQYGVGVNPDLVRDAQCANISVMQQQGDYTFQSQVPFPYIPVASNFNGGNPIVKDLQGVILHFVSSVDTSGAASKGLKSEVLVRSSKHSGRQTGMFMIDPFQRYTAADLGENGIPLAAIIEGSFKSFFVGKQPAAAVASSPETRILVAGDGDFMKDEMLGNKGNLTFFANIIDYLADDAGLITIRSKNVATPPLDQIADGTKRALKYANLIGPPVLIVMYGLFRWRKRVAFKKAMEAQSL